A single region of the Raphanus sativus cultivar WK10039 chromosome 1, ASM80110v3, whole genome shotgun sequence genome encodes:
- the LOC108853607 gene encoding eukaryotic initiation factor 4A-1-like: protein MAGSAPEGKQFDTRQFDQRLNEVLEGQNEFFTSYDEVHESFDAMGLQENLLRGIYAYGFEKPSAIQQRGIVPFCNGLDVIQQAQSGTGKTATFCSGVLQQLDITLVQCQALVLAPTRELAQQIEKVMRALGDYLGVKVHVCVGGTSVRDDQRILQAGVHVVVGTPGRVFDMLRREYLPSDCIKMFVLDEADEMLSRGFKDQIYDIFQLLPPKIQVGVFSATMPPEALEITKKFMSKPVRILVQRDELTLEGIKQFYVNVEKEDWKLETLCDLYETVPITQSVIFVNTRRKVDWLTDQMRSRDHTVSATHGDMDQNTRDIIMREFRSGSSRVLITTDLLARGIDVQQVSIVINYDLPTQPENYLHRIGRSGRFGRKGMAINFVTRDDERMLTDIQNFYNVVVAELPSKIADLL, encoded by the exons ATGGCAGGATCGGCACCAGAAGGTAAACAGTTTGATACGCGTCAGTTTGACCAAAGGCTCAATGAAGT CCTGGAGGGACAGAATGAGTTCTTCACCTCGTATGATGAGGTTCATGAGAGTTTTGATGCCATGGGTTTGCAAGAGAACCTTCTTAGGGGTATCTATGCTTATG GTTTTGAAAAGCCTTCGGCTATTCAGCAAAGAGGAATCGTACCCTTTTGCAACGGTCTTGATGTGATCCAGCAGGCACAGTCCGGTACTGGAAAAACCGCCACGTTCTGCTCTGGTGTCTTGCAGCAGCTTGACATCACCCTTGTCCAGTGCCAAGCTCTAGTCCTGGCTCCCACCAGAGAGCTTGCTCAGCAGATTGAAAAGGTCATGCGTGCTCTAGGAGATTACCTTGGGGTCAAGGTTCATGTCTGTGTTGGTGGAACCAGTGTTCGTGACGATCAGCGTATTCTCCAAGCTGGTGTCCATGTTGTTGTTGGAACGCCCGGTCGTGTCTTTGACATGCTCAGAAGGGAATATCTTCCCTCTGACTGCATCAAGATGTTTGTTcttgatgaagctgatgaaatGCTCTCCCGTGGTTTCAAGGATCAG ATATATGACATATTCCAGCTTCTCCCACCAAAGATTCAGGTAGGAGTGTTCTCAGCTACAATGCCACCGGAAGCTCTCGAGATCACAAAGAAGTTCATGAGCAAACCAGTGAGAATCTTGGTGCAACGTGACGAACTAACACTTGAAGGTATCAAGCAGTTCTACGTGAACGTGGAGAAAGAAGACTGGAAGCTCGAAACTCTCTGTGACCTCTACGAGACCGTACCCATCACTCAGAGTGTCATCTTCGTCAACACACGTCGCAAGGTGGACTGGCTAACAGACCAAATGAGAAGCCGTGACCACACGGTCTCGGCCACTCACGGAGACATGGACCAAAACACGAGGGACATTATCATGAGAGAGTTCAGGTCTGGTTCTTCTCGTGTTCTCATCACAACTGATCTCTTGGCTCGTGGTATCGATGTGCAGCAAGTGTCTATTGTCATCAACTATGACCTCCCAACTCAGCCTGAGAACTACCTTCACCGTATTGGAAGAAGTGGAAGGTTTGGGAGGAAAGGTATGGCGATTAACTTTGTGACTCGTGATGATGAGAGAATGCTTACTGATATTCAGAACTTCTACAATGTTGTTGTTGCGGAGCTTCCATCAAAAATCGCCGACCTgctttga
- the LOC108849887 gene encoding putative F-box protein At1g55070, with amino-acid sequence MSSTKSMAKCRCVSKLWSSIIRSPYYKVLFPTKPPDPPRLLFILVDQGKLFFYTSPQPKNLNPDEGSSSLVATLHHRMPIKDRMKLSGPVNGLFCQQHVGDDSIVLVVSNPITGESMILPKLTTKKVDEAKVYLGYDPIEKQFKVLSITWVCGEKDPQHQVLTLENGGRDLSWRNIECCINGQTEVGSKGKCNINGVLYYPTRVDKKKMIVCFDVRSEIFDLISWRSCNLINYKGKLGAVDNDDDHFVVWVLVEREWSKHVYEKSLPWRTLRASYGNIVGVTDRDEVVCSPKYGVKSPFYICYYNLESNSVVRVRVEGPGFECLKWSLLYMFSNYVEHVKLM; translated from the coding sequence ATGTCGTCGACCAAGTCTATGGCAAAGTGTCGCTGCGTGTCCAAGCTCTGGAGTTCGATAATTCGCAGTCCATATTACAAGGTGTTGTTCCCGACCAAACCTCCAGATCCACCGAGGCTCCTTTTCATCTTGGTCGATCAAGGAAAGTTGTTCTTCTACACGTCACCTCAGCCTAAAAATCTAAATCCAGACGAAGGTTCATCATCTCTTGTAGCCACTCTTCATCATAGGATGCCCATCAAAGATAGGATGAAACTGTCTGGCCCTGTCAATGGATTGTTCTGTCAACAACATGTCGGAGATGATTCTATAGTCTTGGTGGTTTCTAATCCCATCACAGGAGAGTCTATGATTTTGCCTAAACTGACAACTAAGAAAGTGGATGAGGCAAAAGTCTACTTAGGGTATGATCCAATCGAGAAACAGTTCAAGGTCTTGTCTATAACATGGGTGTGTGGTGAAAAAGATCCTCAGCATCAAGTTCTCACGTTAGAGAATGGAGGTAGAGATCTATCGTGGAGGAACATAGAATGTTGCATTAATGGTCAAACTGAAGTTGGTAGTAAAGGGAAATGCAACATCAATGGTGTTTTGTATTATCCAACAAGAGTGGACAAGAAGAAAATGATAGTTTGCTTTGATGTTAGGTCTGAGATATTTGATCTTATCTCATGGAGATCATGTAATCTGATAAACTACAAGGGTAAACTAGGTGCGGTTGATAATGATGATGACCACTTTGTGGTGTGGGTTTTAGTGGAACGTGAATGGTCAAAGCATGTCTATGAAAAGTCTCTTCCGTGGAGGACATTACGTGCTTCTTATGGAAACATTGTTGGAGTGACTGATAGAGATGAAGTTGTGTGCTCCCCAAAGTATGGAGTAAAATCTCCTTTCTACATTTGTTACTACAATCTGGAGAGCAACAGTGTCGTAAGAGTAAGAGTTGAAGGTCCAGGGTTTGAGTGCTTGAAATGGAGTCTGTTATACATGTTTTCAAACTATGTAGAGCATGTGAAGCTTATGTAA